In one Mycobacteriales bacterium genomic region, the following are encoded:
- a CDS encoding response regulator transcription factor: MSTTGVGARDAAQRLRHADGSPVRVLVVDDEPSLAELLTRVLRYEGWEVESAGNGVEALTIARRLRPDAVVLDMMLPDTDGLSVLESLRRDNQKVCVLFLTARDSVEDRVAGITAGGDDYVTKPFSLEEVLARLRGVLRRAGMTHGPNPTLLTVGDLSVDEDAHEVFRGGDRIELTATEFELLRYLMRNPRRVLSKAQILDRVWDYDFGGQAHVVELYISYLRKKVDAGRTPMIHTVRGAGYVLRPAQ; the protein is encoded by the coding sequence GTGAGCACGACCGGGGTGGGTGCACGTGATGCGGCGCAGCGGCTCCGGCACGCCGACGGCAGCCCGGTCCGGGTCCTGGTCGTCGACGACGAACCCAGCCTCGCCGAGCTGCTGACGCGGGTCCTGCGGTACGAGGGCTGGGAGGTCGAGTCCGCGGGCAACGGTGTCGAGGCGTTGACGATCGCGCGGCGGCTGCGCCCCGACGCGGTGGTGCTCGACATGATGCTGCCGGACACCGACGGTCTTTCAGTCCTCGAGTCGCTGCGCCGGGACAACCAGAAGGTGTGCGTGCTGTTCCTCACCGCGCGCGACTCGGTCGAGGACCGAGTCGCGGGCATCACCGCAGGTGGTGACGACTACGTCACGAAGCCGTTCAGCCTCGAGGAGGTGTTGGCCCGCTTGCGTGGGGTGCTGCGCCGAGCAGGGATGACCCATGGCCCGAACCCGACCTTGTTGACGGTCGGCGACCTGAGCGTCGACGAGGATGCGCACGAGGTGTTTCGCGGCGGCGACCGGATCGAGCTGACCGCCACCGAGTTCGAGCTGCTGCGCTACCTCATGCGGAACCCGCGCCGCGTGCTCAGCAAGGCGCAGATCCTGGATCGGGTCTGGGACTATGACTTCGGCGGCCAGGCGCATGTCGTCGAGCTCTACATCTCCTACCTGCGCAAGAAGGTCGACGCCGGAAGGACGCCGATGATCCACACCGTGCGGGGCGCCGGATACGTTCTCCGCCCGGCTCAGTGA